In Oryza sativa Japonica Group chromosome 2, ASM3414082v1, the following are encoded in one genomic region:
- the LOC4330318 gene encoding cAAX prenyl protease 1 homolog produces the protein MALPYLEAVLCFMILMYIFETYLDIRQHRALKLPTLPKPLVGVISGEKFERSRAYSLDKSKFHFIHEAVTILMDTTILYYRVLPWVWKKSGELATNAGLNAENEILHTLAFLAGVMIWSQITDLPFSLYSTFVIEAKHGFNKQTIWLFIRDMIKGILLSILLGPPIVAAIIIIVQNGGPYLAIYLWGFMFALSLVMMTIYPIVIAPLFNKFTPLPEGVLREKIEKLAASLSFPLKKLFVVDGSTRSSHSNAYMYGFFKNKRIVLYDTLIQQCSSEDEIVSVIAHELGHWKLNHTVYSFVAVQLLMFLQFGGYTLVRNSKDLFESFGFEDQPVIIGLIIFQHTIIPVQHLLSFCLNLVSRAFEFQADAFAKNLGYAPQLRAALVKLQEENLSAMNTDPWYSAYHYSHPPLVERLSALEDADSKKEN, from the exons ATGGCGCTTCCTTACCTGGAGGCCGTGCTGT GCTTTATGATTCTCATGTATATATTTGAGACATATCTTGACATCCGTCAGCATAGAGCCCTTAAGTTGCCAACACTGCCAAAACCCCTGGTAGGAGTAATTAGTGGTGAAAAGTTTGAGCGCTCCAGAGCTTATAGCCTTGATAAAAG CAAATTCCATTTTATCCATGAAGCTGTAACTATATTAATGGATACCACAATTCTGTACTATAGAGTTCTTCCCTGGGTTTGGAAG AAATCTGGAGAGCTAGCAACCAATGCTGGCCTAAATGCTGAAAATGAGATACTACACACTCTTGCATTCTTAGCAGGTGTCATGATTTGGTCACAG ATCACAGACTTACCATTCTCTCTTTATTCAACATTTGTTATTGAAGCTAAACATGGTTTTAACAAG CAAACTATTTGGCTCTTCATTAGGGACATGATCAAAGGGATTTTGCTATCCATCTTACTTGGACCTCCTATTGTGGCTGCTATTATCATCATAGTACAG AATGGAGGGCCCTACCTGGCAATATATCTATGGGGTTTTATGTTTGCATTATCTCTTGTGATGATGACAATATACCCCATCGTGATAGCACCTCTGTTCAACAAATTCACTCCG CTTCCAGAAGGAGTACTCAGAGAGAAAATAGAGAAATTAGCAGCTTCACTCAGTTTTCCATTGAAAAAGCTTTTCGTGGTGGATGGGTCTACCAGATCAAGCCACAGTAAT GCTTACATGTATGGGTTTTTCAAGAACAAGCGCATTGTTCTCTATGACACGTTGATTCAGCAG TGTAGTAGTGAGGATGAAATAGTTTCTGTTATTGCACATGAACTTGGGCACTGGAAACTCAACCACACTGTGTATTCCTTTGTAGCTGTCCAG CTCCTTATGTTCCTACAATTTGGAGGATATACGCTAGTAAGGAACTCCAAAGACCTTTTTGAAAGTTTTGGTTTCGAGGATCAGCCTGTAATAATTGGGCTGATCATATTTCAG CACACTATAATACCTGTCCAGCACCTTCTGAGTTTTTGTCTGAACCTTGTCAGTCGGGCATTTGAATTTCAG GCTGATGCTTTTGCCAAGAACCTTGGGTATGCTCCTCAGCTCCGTGCAGCCCTTGTTAAACTACAG GAAGAGAACTTATCTGCAATGAACACAGATCCGTGGTATTCAGCCTACCACTACTCCCATCCACCCCTTGTTGAAAGGCTCTCTGCTCTTGAAGACGCAGACAGCAAAAAGGAAAACTAA
- the LOC107280019 gene encoding pentatricopeptide repeat-containing protein At1g11290, chloroplastic-like: protein MLSLSTPSSPPPPLPPRRATTAPTPVSLLRGAADRRDAPLTSALHAALLKSGALDRTQPLTASNSLLHAYLQCGLLSDALRLLDEMPRRDAATCASLVSALCRLGAPLDAIRAYMDMLTQDADDEDGGLRPNEFTAAALLQACGLAKVARLGRMVHGHLVTSGFCCDPFVVGSLVNTYAKVGDVVSAEKLLLGMDSRDVVSWTALLSGCVLNGMLAEALKVFVMMLEDNVLPNNVTMLSVIQACSLMGESGLFSSLHALVVRLGLENDVSVVNSLIIMYAKNGFVEEATGLFEDLYLRRGDVCPNSDVLSALLFGCTVSGSLKYGKGIHAHLIKMNDLPSISIENSLMGMYARFEQVDAAYVVFKGMQIKDIVSWNTMISCLAKSDHVDEALELFSILHGGDGLVPDFVTVLSVVQACSNAGLLQQGQMLHGYIIKSGSLYDVSICNALISMYAKLGRIDFSEQIFEQMDIKDIVSWNSMINAYGIHGDGLSSLRIFNELQDDGTCSPNAITFVSLISACSHSGLVSEGYRCFQSMKNDYRIEPSMDHYASVVDLLGRSGRFAEAEQFIRNMPVHPNSSIWGPLLAACSLYGNIDLAEKAAIELSILEPESDIWRVSLSNVYAVVGRWKDSAKIRTEMKRVGLKKEAGWSFVDVGGVEGFKFVAADTRHGDSEQIYAVLRSMNKHMADVAGDVHQSSLVSVIS, encoded by the coding sequence atgctctccctctccactccgtcgtcgcctccgcctcctcttcctcctcgccgcgccaccaccgctcccACCCCCGTCAGCCTCCTCCGCGGGGCAGCTGACCGGCGGGATGCGCCGCTCACCTCCGCGCTCCACGCTGCCCTCCTCAAGTCCGGCGCGCTCGACCGTACCCAGCCTCTCACCGCGTCGAACTCTCTCCTGCACGCCTACCTCCAATGCGGCCTCCTCTCCGACGCGCTCCGCCTGCTCGACGAAATGccccgccgcgacgccgccacctGCGCCTCCCTCGTCTCCGCTCTCTGCCGCCTCGGCGCGCCCCTGGACGCCATCCGCGCCTACATGGACATGCTGACCCAGGatgccgacgacgaggacggtggCCTCCGCCCCAACGAGTTCACGGCGGCCGCTCTCCTTCAGGCTTGTGGGCTAGCCAAGGTCGCGAGGCTAGGGAGGATGGTGCATGGCCACCTCGTGACAAGTGGGTTTTGCTGTGACCCGTTTGTTGTTGGCTCGTTGGTCAATACGTACGCCAAGGTTGGGGATGTGGTGAGCGCAGAAAAGCTGCTTCTTGGAATGGATTCCAGGGATGTGGTTTCTTGGACTGCCCTGCTTTCAGGGTGCGTGCTTAATGGGATGCTAGCAGAAGCTCTCAAAGTGTTCGTCATGATGCTGGAGGATAACGTCCTTCCCAACAACGTTACAATGTTGAGTGTTATTCAGGCGTGCTCTTTGATGGGAGAGTCAGGATTGTTCAGTTCATTGCATGCGCTTGTTGTTCGCTTGGGGCTCGAGAATGATGTTTCAGTGGTGAATTCTCTCATCATAATGTATGCTAAGAATGGATTTGTTGAGGAGGCCACAGGTCTTTTTGAGGATTTGTACCTGAGGAGAGGAGATGTATGCCCTAATTCTGATGTTCTTTCTGCGCTTCTTTTTGGCTGCACTGTTTCAGGATCCTTGAAGTATGGAAAGGGAATCCATGCGCACTTGATTAAAATGAATGATTTGCCAAGCATTAGCATCGAAAACTCCCTGATGGGCATGTATGCTAGATTTGAGCAAGTTGATGCAGCATATGTGGTGTTCAAAGGTATGCAAATTAAGGATATTGTTTCGTGGAACACCATGATCTCATGCCTGGCAAAGAGTGATCATGTGGATGAAGCCTTGGAGCTTTTTAGTATTCTTCATGGTGGTGATGGACTTGTGCCTGACTTTGTCACTGTCTTGAGCGTAGTGCAGGCATGTTCTAATGCTGGATTACTGCAGCAAGGGCAGATGCTCCATGGATACATTATAAAGTCTGGATCTTTGTATGATGTCTCAATCTGCAATGCCCTGATAAGTATGTATGCTAAGTTGGGAAGAATTGATTTCTCTGAGCAGATATTTGAGCAGATGGATATTAAGGACATTGTTTCGTGGAACTCAATGATCAATGCTTATGGTATTCATGGAGATGGGCTATCATCTCTAAGGATTTTTAATGAGCTGCAGGATGATGGAACATGTTCACCCAATGCTATCACATTTGTGAGTCTGATATCGGCTTGCAGTCATTCTGGTTTGGTTTCAGAAGGCTACAGATGCTTTCAAAGCATGAAAAACGACTACAGAATTGAGCCTAGCATGGATCATTATGCTTCTGTAGTTGATCTACTTGGAAGATCTGGGAGGTTTGCTGAGGCAGAACAATTTATCAGAAACATGCCTGTTCATCCCAATTCATCCATTTGGGGACCTCTTCTGGCTGCTTGCTCTCTTTACGGGAACATTGATCTTGCAGAAAAAGCTGCTATAGAATTGTCAATCTTGGAACCGGAGAGTGACATATGGAGAGTCTCCTTGTCAAATGTCTATGCCGTTGTTGGGAGATGGAAGGACTCTGCAAAGATTAGGACTGAAATGAAGAGAGTTGGCTTGAAAAAGGAAGCGGGGTGGAGTTTTGTAGATGTAGGAGGGGTCGAAGGTTTTAAGTTTGTGGCAGCAGATACAAGGCACGGCGACTCTGAGCAAATATATGCAGTATTGCGCAGTATGAACAAACACATGGCAGATGTAGCTGGTGATGTACATCAATCGAGTCTAGTGAGTGTAATTAGTTGA
- the LOC4330320 gene encoding 2-C-methyl-D-erythritol 2,4-cyclodiphosphate synthase, chloroplastic, which produces MLVSPSPYRKYFGASGARKKTAGFLSIPQPKKPPNKTAKLARSLRAISPRDDAMATASSLFLASPVATAPTARARSTPSASPARPSLRLRRPSTLAAAAVQAEHQPAVAAAPKPPALPFRVGHGFDLHRLEPGLPLIIGGIDIPHDRGCDAHSDGDVLLHCVVDAILGALGLPDIGQIFPDSDPRWKGADSSVFMREAVKLMHEAGYELGNLDATLILQKPKISPFKETIRSNLCDLLGADPSVVNLKAKTHEKVDSLGENRSIAAHTVVLLMRK; this is translated from the exons ATGCTCGTCTCGCCTTCGCCTTACCGCAAATACTTCGGGGCTTCCGGCGCACGCAAAAAAACCGCAGGTTTTCTTAGCATTCCACAGCCGAAAAAGCCCCCAAACAAAACAGCCAAGCTTGCTCGGTCGCTGCGCGCTATCTCGCCTCGCGACgacgccatggccaccgcctcCTCACTCTTCCTCGCCTCCCCCGTCGCCACCGCGCCGACAGCCCGCGCCCGGTCCACACCCTCGGCTTCCCCTGCCCGGCCGTCCCTGCGCCTCCGGCGGCCGTCGACGTTGGCCGCGGCCGCGGTCCAGGCCGAGCACCAGCCCGCGGTCGCCGCGGCGCCGAAGCCGCCGGCACTCCCGTTCCGCGTCGGCCACGGCTTCGACCTCCACCGCCTCGAGCCGGGCCTCCCCCTCATCATCGGGGGCATCGACATCCCCCACGACCGCGGCTGCGACGCCCACTCCGACG GGGACGTGCTGCTGCACTGCGTGGTGGACGCGATTCTCGGCGCGCTCGGGCTGCCTGACATCGGGCAGATCTTCCCGGACTCCGACCCCCGTTGGAAGGGCGCCGATTCGTCGGTGTTCATGAGGGAAGCT GTGAAACTGATGCATGAAGCTGGCTATGAGCTGGGGAACCTAGACGCTACATTGATCTTGCAGAAACCCAAAATTAGCCCATTCAAGGAGACAATACGGTCTAACTTGTGTGACTTGCTGGGGGCGGATCCATCCGTCGTCAATCTGAAGGCCAAGACGCACGAGAAAGTCGACAGTCTTGGTGAAAACAGGAGCATAGCTGCTCACACTGTAGTTCTTCTGATGCGGAAATAG
- the LOC9272080 gene encoding protein REVEILLE 6, translating to MVSANQPPPDAAAAAAGSAGEDASKKVRKPYTITKSRESWTEQEHDKFLEALQLFDRDWKKIEAFVGSKTVIQIRSHAQKYFLKVQKNGTSEHVPPPRPKRKAAHPYPQKASKNEPGYTIKADSSSMLRNSGMNATVSSWTHNSIPPIVASSMVKEDLGAGAMAPNNFCSSSTEGPARAWQPGETNDQINQVPSLRLMPDFAQVYSFLGSVFDPSTSGHLQKLKEMNPIDVETALLLMRNLSINLTSPDFEDQKKLLSSYSTPSDGLELGSTRSSVLADRPLSAPFMIKGE from the exons ATGGTCTCCGCCAACCAGCCGCCGCCCGACgcggccgcggcagcggcgggctcgGCTGGGGAGGACGCCAGCAAGAAGGTGCGGAAGCCGTACACCATCACCAAGTCGCGCGAGAGCTGGACGGAGCAGGAGCACGACAAGTTCCTTGAGGCCCTCCAGCT CTTTGATCGTGATTGGAAAAAGATAGAAGCTTTTGTTGGATCGAAGACTGTTATTCAG ATTAGGAGCCATGCACAGAAGTATTTTTTGAAGGTTCAAAAGAATGGAACAAGTGAGCATGTCCCACCTCCACGACCAAAGCGTAAAGCTGCTCATCCATACCCTCAAAAGGCCTCCAAAAATG AGCCAGGATATACCATAAAGGCAGATTCATCTTCCATGCTTAGGAACTCAGGCATGAATGCCACTGTTTCGTCATGGACACACAATTCTATCCCACCAATTGTAGCCTCATCCATGGTGAAAG AAGATTTAGGTGCTGGAGCAATGGCCCCCAACAATTTTTGCTCTAGCAGTACTGAAGGCCCTGCGAGGGCATGGCAACCTGGTGAAACTAATGATCAGATAAATCAAGTTCCGTCACTCCGCC TTATGCCAGATTTTGCACAAGTATACAGCTTCTTGGGCAGCGTTTTCGATCCAAGCACAAGTGGCCATTTACAGAAACTAAAGGAGATGAATCCAATTGATGTTGAGACG GCATTGTTGTTAATGAGAAATCTCTCCATCAATTTGACTAGTCCTGATTTTGAAGATCAG AAGAAGTTGCTATCTTCATACAGTACCCCGTCTGATGGGCTTGAGCTAGGAAGCACCAGAAGCTCAGTTCTAGCTGATAGACCATTAAGTGCTCCATTCAT GATTAAGGGCGAATAG
- the LOC9272080 gene encoding protein REVEILLE 6 isoform X3 has product MVSANQPPPDAAAAAAGSAGEDASKKVRKPYTITKSRESWTEQEHDKFLEALQLFDRDWKKIEAFVGSKTVIQIRSHAQKYFLKVQKNGTSEHVPPPRPKRKAAHPYPQKASKNEPGYTIKADSSSMLRNSGMNATVSSWTHNSIPPIVASSMVKDLGAGAMAPNNFCSSSTEGPARAWQPGETNDQINQVPSLRLMPDFAQVYSFLGSVFDPSTSGHLQKLKEMNPIDVETALLLMRNLSINLTSPDFEDQKKLLSSYSTPSDGLELGSTRSSVLADRPLSAPFMIKGE; this is encoded by the exons ATGGTCTCCGCCAACCAGCCGCCGCCCGACgcggccgcggcagcggcgggctcgGCTGGGGAGGACGCCAGCAAGAAGGTGCGGAAGCCGTACACCATCACCAAGTCGCGCGAGAGCTGGACGGAGCAGGAGCACGACAAGTTCCTTGAGGCCCTCCAGCT CTTTGATCGTGATTGGAAAAAGATAGAAGCTTTTGTTGGATCGAAGACTGTTATTCAG ATTAGGAGCCATGCACAGAAGTATTTTTTGAAGGTTCAAAAGAATGGAACAAGTGAGCATGTCCCACCTCCACGACCAAAGCGTAAAGCTGCTCATCCATACCCTCAAAAGGCCTCCAAAAATG AGCCAGGATATACCATAAAGGCAGATTCATCTTCCATGCTTAGGAACTCAGGCATGAATGCCACTGTTTCGTCATGGACACACAATTCTATCCCACCAATTGTAGCCTCATCCATGGTGAAAG ATTTAGGTGCTGGAGCAATGGCCCCCAACAATTTTTGCTCTAGCAGTACTGAAGGCCCTGCGAGGGCATGGCAACCTGGTGAAACTAATGATCAGATAAATCAAGTTCCGTCACTCCGCC TTATGCCAGATTTTGCACAAGTATACAGCTTCTTGGGCAGCGTTTTCGATCCAAGCACAAGTGGCCATTTACAGAAACTAAAGGAGATGAATCCAATTGATGTTGAGACG GCATTGTTGTTAATGAGAAATCTCTCCATCAATTTGACTAGTCCTGATTTTGAAGATCAG AAGAAGTTGCTATCTTCATACAGTACCCCGTCTGATGGGCTTGAGCTAGGAAGCACCAGAAGCTCAGTTCTAGCTGATAGACCATTAAGTGCTCCATTCAT GATTAAGGGCGAATAG
- the LOC9272080 gene encoding protein REVEILLE 6 isoform X4, with protein MVSANQPPPDAAAAAAGSAGEDASKKVRKPYTITKSRESWTEQEHDKFLEALQLFDRDWKKIEAFVGSKTVIQIRSHAQKYFLKVQKNGTSEHVPPPRPKRKAAHPYPQKASKNEPGYTIKADSSSMLRNSGMNATVSSWTHNSIPPIVASSMVKDLGAGAMAPNNFCSSSTEGPARAWQPGETNDQINQVPSLRLMPDFAQVYSFLGSVFDPSTSGHLQKLKEMNPIDVETALLLMRNLSINLTSPDFEDQKKLLSSYSTPSDGLELGSTRSSVLADRPLSAPFM; from the exons ATGGTCTCCGCCAACCAGCCGCCGCCCGACgcggccgcggcagcggcgggctcgGCTGGGGAGGACGCCAGCAAGAAGGTGCGGAAGCCGTACACCATCACCAAGTCGCGCGAGAGCTGGACGGAGCAGGAGCACGACAAGTTCCTTGAGGCCCTCCAGCT CTTTGATCGTGATTGGAAAAAGATAGAAGCTTTTGTTGGATCGAAGACTGTTATTCAG ATTAGGAGCCATGCACAGAAGTATTTTTTGAAGGTTCAAAAGAATGGAACAAGTGAGCATGTCCCACCTCCACGACCAAAGCGTAAAGCTGCTCATCCATACCCTCAAAAGGCCTCCAAAAATG AGCCAGGATATACCATAAAGGCAGATTCATCTTCCATGCTTAGGAACTCAGGCATGAATGCCACTGTTTCGTCATGGACACACAATTCTATCCCACCAATTGTAGCCTCATCCATGGTGAAAG ATTTAGGTGCTGGAGCAATGGCCCCCAACAATTTTTGCTCTAGCAGTACTGAAGGCCCTGCGAGGGCATGGCAACCTGGTGAAACTAATGATCAGATAAATCAAGTTCCGTCACTCCGCC TTATGCCAGATTTTGCACAAGTATACAGCTTCTTGGGCAGCGTTTTCGATCCAAGCACAAGTGGCCATTTACAGAAACTAAAGGAGATGAATCCAATTGATGTTGAGACG GCATTGTTGTTAATGAGAAATCTCTCCATCAATTTGACTAGTCCTGATTTTGAAGATCAG AAGAAGTTGCTATCTTCATACAGTACCCCGTCTGATGGGCTTGAGCTAGGAAGCACCAGAAGCTCAGTTCTAGCTGATAGACCATTAAGTGCTCCATTCATGTAA
- the LOC9272080 gene encoding protein REVEILLE 6 isoform X2, with translation MVSANQPPPDAAAAAAGSAGEDASKKVRKPYTITKSRESWTEQEHDKFLEALQLFDRDWKKIEAFVGSKTVIQIRSHAQKYFLKVQKNGTSEHVPPPRPKRKAAHPYPQKASKNEPGYTIKADSSSMLRNSGMNATVSSWTHNSIPPIVASSMVKDLGAGAMAPNNFCSSSTEGPARAWQPGETNDQINQVPSLRLMPDFAQVYSFLGSVFDPSTSGHLQKLKEMNPIDVETALLLMRNLSINLTSPDFEDQGCPFAMVSGTVCAEWLECMGSYQKMCAKSPNFSKLLKLSEIFEEVAIFIQYPV, from the exons ATGGTCTCCGCCAACCAGCCGCCGCCCGACgcggccgcggcagcggcgggctcgGCTGGGGAGGACGCCAGCAAGAAGGTGCGGAAGCCGTACACCATCACCAAGTCGCGCGAGAGCTGGACGGAGCAGGAGCACGACAAGTTCCTTGAGGCCCTCCAGCT CTTTGATCGTGATTGGAAAAAGATAGAAGCTTTTGTTGGATCGAAGACTGTTATTCAG ATTAGGAGCCATGCACAGAAGTATTTTTTGAAGGTTCAAAAGAATGGAACAAGTGAGCATGTCCCACCTCCACGACCAAAGCGTAAAGCTGCTCATCCATACCCTCAAAAGGCCTCCAAAAATG AGCCAGGATATACCATAAAGGCAGATTCATCTTCCATGCTTAGGAACTCAGGCATGAATGCCACTGTTTCGTCATGGACACACAATTCTATCCCACCAATTGTAGCCTCATCCATGGTGAAAG ATTTAGGTGCTGGAGCAATGGCCCCCAACAATTTTTGCTCTAGCAGTACTGAAGGCCCTGCGAGGGCATGGCAACCTGGTGAAACTAATGATCAGATAAATCAAGTTCCGTCACTCCGCC TTATGCCAGATTTTGCACAAGTATACAGCTTCTTGGGCAGCGTTTTCGATCCAAGCACAAGTGGCCATTTACAGAAACTAAAGGAGATGAATCCAATTGATGTTGAGACG GCATTGTTGTTAATGAGAAATCTCTCCATCAATTTGACTAGTCCTGATTTTGAAGATCAG GGTTGCCCATTTGCCATGGTTTCTGGTACTGTCTGTGCAGAATGGCTGGAATGTATGGGCAGCTATCAGAAAATGTGTGCAAAGTCACCAAATTTTAGCAAACTTTTGAAACTATCAGAAATTTTTG AAGAAGTTGCTATCTTCATACAGTACCCCGTCTGA
- the LOC9272080 gene encoding protein REVEILLE 6 isoform X1 — MVSANQPPPDAAAAAAGSAGEDASKKVRKPYTITKSRESWTEQEHDKFLEALQLFDRDWKKIEAFVGSKTVIQIRSHAQKYFLKVQKNGTSEHVPPPRPKRKAAHPYPQKASKNEPGYTIKADSSSMLRNSGMNATVSSWTHNSIPPIVASSMVKEDLGAGAMAPNNFCSSSTEGPARAWQPGETNDQINQVPSLRLMPDFAQVYSFLGSVFDPSTSGHLQKLKEMNPIDVETALLLMRNLSINLTSPDFEDQGCPFAMVSGTVCAEWLECMGSYQKMCAKSPNFSKLLKLSEIFEEVAIFIQYPV, encoded by the exons ATGGTCTCCGCCAACCAGCCGCCGCCCGACgcggccgcggcagcggcgggctcgGCTGGGGAGGACGCCAGCAAGAAGGTGCGGAAGCCGTACACCATCACCAAGTCGCGCGAGAGCTGGACGGAGCAGGAGCACGACAAGTTCCTTGAGGCCCTCCAGCT CTTTGATCGTGATTGGAAAAAGATAGAAGCTTTTGTTGGATCGAAGACTGTTATTCAG ATTAGGAGCCATGCACAGAAGTATTTTTTGAAGGTTCAAAAGAATGGAACAAGTGAGCATGTCCCACCTCCACGACCAAAGCGTAAAGCTGCTCATCCATACCCTCAAAAGGCCTCCAAAAATG AGCCAGGATATACCATAAAGGCAGATTCATCTTCCATGCTTAGGAACTCAGGCATGAATGCCACTGTTTCGTCATGGACACACAATTCTATCCCACCAATTGTAGCCTCATCCATGGTGAAAG AAGATTTAGGTGCTGGAGCAATGGCCCCCAACAATTTTTGCTCTAGCAGTACTGAAGGCCCTGCGAGGGCATGGCAACCTGGTGAAACTAATGATCAGATAAATCAAGTTCCGTCACTCCGCC TTATGCCAGATTTTGCACAAGTATACAGCTTCTTGGGCAGCGTTTTCGATCCAAGCACAAGTGGCCATTTACAGAAACTAAAGGAGATGAATCCAATTGATGTTGAGACG GCATTGTTGTTAATGAGAAATCTCTCCATCAATTTGACTAGTCCTGATTTTGAAGATCAG GGTTGCCCATTTGCCATGGTTTCTGGTACTGTCTGTGCAGAATGGCTGGAATGTATGGGCAGCTATCAGAAAATGTGTGCAAAGTCACCAAATTTTAGCAAACTTTTGAAACTATCAGAAATTTTTG AAGAAGTTGCTATCTTCATACAGTACCCCGTCTGA